One stretch of Syntrophorhabdaceae bacterium DNA includes these proteins:
- a CDS encoding tetratricopeptide repeat protein — protein sequence MKRYLTFFIVLGFLLSILSNGCSESKKDGPSAKDYYNKAYHFIDSGFPQEAINLYTLAIEKDPGFIDAYYNRAIVHFTLREYDKALSDLNKVIEQRPDMSIAYASRGSTYDRLGDHLNALKDYKKAAQLGDKDTQEYLRSKNISW from the coding sequence ATGAAGAGATATTTAACGTTTTTCATTGTATTAGGATTTTTATTATCCATATTATCCAATGGATGTTCTGAATCAAAAAAGGATGGGCCTAGCGCAAAAGATTATTATAACAAGGCATACCATTTTATAGATTCTGGATTTCCCCAAGAGGCAATAAACCTATATACCCTTGCCATAGAAAAAGACCCGGGGTTTATAGATGCCTATTATAATAGAGCTATTGTGCATTTTACGCTGAGGGAATATGATAAGGCACTGTCAGACCTCAACAAGGTGATAGAGCAAAGACCGGATATGTCAATAGCATATGCAAGCCGTGGCTCCACCTATGATAGATTAGGTGACCATTTAAATGCATTAAAGGATTATAAAAAGGCTGCCCAGTTGGGCGACAAAGATACCCAGGAATATCTCAGGTCAAAAAATATTAGCTGGTAG
- a CDS encoding biotin carboxylase N-terminal domain-containing protein, translated as MEKEKIIKKVLIANRGVPAVRIMHTCRDRKIATTAVYSTPDRLAHHVYMADTAIHIGDAPPAKSYLNMEKIIDAAKRSNVDAIHPGWGFLSENPDFAQAVIDNGFIWVGPPPSVIKLLGDKIQAKKMAQNAGVPVIPGISPVENLEDIQDWIKAENVSYPIIIKAVSGGGGKGMVRVDSEVELVNAFNQAQSEAEKSFGDKRIMAEKYISHGRHIEVQIVADELGNIVHLYERECTLQRRHQKIIEEAPSPSIDQHLREEICLAAVRLMREVNYVSAGTVEFILDAPNRKFYFLEVNTRLQVEHGITELITGLDIVGMMLDIAMGKKLHITQSDIRPNRWALEVRLNAENPRNFSPSFGKITRLLTPQGPGVRIASGVYEGADVPPYYDSLIMLVITAGVDRDDAIRVMDRALGRNLRVEGVHTLAPLLLAIIRHPAFKAGEFSTHFIEAHMDELIASFSDRNSEDEILKIAHYVAKVSALGPPPWM; from the coding sequence ATGGAAAAAGAAAAAATAATCAAAAAGGTTCTTATAGCAAACAGGGGTGTTCCGGCAGTAAGGATAATGCATACATGCAGGGACAGAAAAATAGCAACAACTGCTGTGTATAGCACACCTGATAGGCTTGCACATCATGTTTATATGGCAGATACTGCTATCCACATAGGTGATGCACCTCCTGCAAAATCATATCTAAATATGGAAAAGATAATCGATGCTGCCAAAAGAAGTAATGTGGATGCAATCCATCCAGGCTGGGGATTTCTATCAGAAAACCCGGATTTTGCCCAGGCTGTAATAGACAACGGCTTTATATGGGTAGGTCCACCACCAAGTGTCATTAAATTGCTTGGTGACAAGATACAGGCAAAAAAGATGGCACAAAATGCCGGTGTCCCTGTTATCCCTGGTATCTCTCCTGTGGAAAATCTGGAAGATATTCAGGATTGGATAAAAGCAGAGAATGTTTCATATCCCATTATAATTAAGGCAGTGTCTGGTGGAGGCGGTAAGGGAATGGTAAGGGTTGATTCAGAGGTAGAGCTTGTAAATGCCTTTAATCAGGCCCAATCAGAGGCAGAAAAATCTTTTGGCGATAAAAGGATTATGGCTGAAAAATATATCTCACACGGCAGACACATTGAGGTCCAGATAGTTGCCGATGAATTAGGAAATATTGTTCACCTCTACGAAAGGGAATGCACACTCCAGAGAAGACACCAGAAAATAATAGAAGAGGCACCTTCACCATCCATAGATCAACACCTCCGGGAGGAGATATGTTTAGCTGCCGTCCGTTTAATGAGAGAAGTCAATTATGTATCAGCAGGAACAGTGGAGTTCATCCTTGATGCACCGAATAGAAAATTCTATTTTCTTGAGGTCAACACCCGACTTCAGGTTGAGCACGGCATAACAGAATTAATTACAGGTCTTGATATTGTTGGTATGATGCTTGATATTGCCATGGGCAAGAAACTCCATATAACACAGTCTGATATAAGGCCAAATAGATGGGCACTGGAAGTAAGATTAAACGCCGAAAATCCAAGAAATTTTAGCCCTTCTTTTGGTAAGATTACAAGGCTTCTTACCCCTCAAGGGCCTGGCGTAAGGATTGCTTCAGGTGTATATGAAGGCGCCGATGTGCCGCCTTATTATGACTCCTTGATTATGCTTGTGATAACTGCAGGTGTAGATAGGGATGATGCCATAAGGGTTATGGACCGAGCATTAGGTAGAAACTTGCGGGTAGAAGGGGTCCATACCCTTGCCCCTCTTCTTTTAGCCATAATAAGGCATCCTGCCTTTAAGGCAGGAGAATTCTCAACGCATTTTATAGAGGCGCACATGGATGAACTTATTGCGTCGTTCTCAGATAGAAACAGTGAAGATGAAATTCTTAAGATTGCCCATTATGTGGCAAAGGTATCTGCCCTTGGGCCACCACCATGGATGTGA
- a CDS encoding biotin/lipoyl-binding protein, whose protein sequence is MEEYVFVTPDMDSKEILKKVKCSNEVFFTSTAMRDAGQSDYKNRIRIHDLLTLAPLYNEMGLFSAECHGGARWHVGIMNRKEDPFEEIRLLRSAMPNVLLQTLVRETSLWGYRPYPKNIIEYAVSRVDIDVWRCFSFLNDVRNMRTVAEVVIGRGKIFEPTISFTDANWTTDSYYLGVVDDIISLCGGTEHIILAIKDMAGVGTTKRIGRLIDAIKQKYPDLIIQYHRHMTDGLALPAYLSAAMAGAKIFDVEEDSLVRFYGQPPILAVDAYFREAGINVHLNRTLAEDAVLKVREWINNYEWAESPFRGFDHTVTYHRMPGGAFPSSFEQASKGNFLDLMPAILKVMSLYNQFIHYFDVTPGSQITWVTCSGIVNRYAKEQGSKGVIKLIKLLERFIYEKNQDFNAMEKEEQEELLNLFKNAPDDFKNLILGQYGKLPAGWPADWVYESTFGIDWKEKIQSRNDLSPDEISKNEDLERLRWNLKDILGRMPTDEEFVLYLMHPKDTVEYIEWRDKFGVAPLVLPTDVWRNGLKKPGDKVEFDLWGKPYCIELVSIGAENDGVIHVVVLVNNKTKVYEVQTPFAKKTEKRMAKGPNDIASPVNGTVWRIGNTKRGSLNVGDIVHKGEEIANVEAMKMENVIVAPFDGQILEICVKVNELVQEGQLLFVIDKRVIEKAYTEIPADS, encoded by the coding sequence ATGGAAGAATATGTATTCGTTACACCAGATATGGATTCAAAAGAGATTTTAAAAAAGGTTAAATGCTCTAATGAGGTATTTTTCACCTCCACTGCTATGCGCGATGCAGGACAATCTGATTATAAAAACAGGATCCGCATTCATGACCTTTTAACTTTGGCACCACTCTATAATGAAATGGGGCTTTTCAGTGCCGAATGCCATGGAGGCGCACGATGGCATGTGGGTATAATGAATAGAAAGGAAGATCCTTTTGAAGAAATAAGGCTTCTTAGATCTGCCATGCCCAATGTCTTGCTTCAAACACTTGTCCGGGAGACAAGCCTTTGGGGATATAGGCCTTATCCAAAGAATATTATTGAATATGCGGTATCTCGTGTAGACATAGATGTGTGGCGATGTTTCTCATTTTTAAACGATGTAAGAAATATGAGAACCGTGGCAGAGGTTGTCATAGGCAGAGGAAAGATATTCGAGCCCACCATCTCATTCACAGATGCCAATTGGACAACAGACAGCTATTATCTCGGTGTTGTGGATGATATTATATCCCTTTGTGGAGGCACAGAACACATTATTCTTGCCATTAAAGATATGGCAGGCGTTGGAACAACCAAAAGAATAGGCAGACTTATAGATGCCATAAAACAAAAATATCCAGACCTTATAATCCAGTATCATCGCCATATGACTGATGGCCTTGCGCTGCCAGCATATCTTTCTGCGGCAATGGCAGGGGCAAAGATATTCGATGTGGAGGAGGATTCCCTGGTGCGGTTTTATGGACAACCGCCCATACTTGCTGTAGATGCATATTTTAGAGAGGCAGGTATTAATGTCCACCTCAATAGAACCCTTGCTGAGGACGCAGTGCTTAAGGTAAGGGAATGGATAAATAATTATGAATGGGCAGAGTCACCTTTCAGGGGATTTGACCATACCGTTACCTATCACAGAATGCCAGGAGGGGCATTTCCCAGCTCATTTGAACAGGCAAGTAAAGGTAATTTTCTTGACCTTATGCCTGCCATACTCAAGGTCATGTCACTTTATAATCAATTCATCCATTACTTTGATGTTACGCCAGGTTCTCAGATAACATGGGTAACATGTAGTGGAATAGTTAATAGATATGCAAAGGAACAAGGTAGCAAAGGGGTAATAAAACTCATAAAACTCTTGGAGAGATTCATATATGAGAAAAACCAAGACTTTAATGCCATGGAAAAGGAAGAGCAGGAGGAACTTTTAAATCTATTCAAAAATGCCCCTGATGATTTTAAAAATCTTATCCTTGGTCAATATGGTAAATTGCCGGCAGGCTGGCCAGCAGACTGGGTTTATGAAAGCACCTTTGGAATAGATTGGAAAGAGAAGATACAATCAAGGAATGATTTGTCACCGGATGAAATATCAAAAAACGAAGATCTTGAACGGTTGAGATGGAATCTAAAAGATATTCTTGGCAGAATGCCCACAGATGAAGAGTTTGTTTTATATCTTATGCATCCAAAAGACACGGTTGAGTATATTGAATGGAGAGATAAATTTGGAGTTGCACCCCTTGTGCTTCCTACAGATGTATGGAGAAACGGGCTAAAAAAACCGGGGGATAAAGTAGAGTTTGATTTGTGGGGTAAACCTTACTGCATAGAACTCGTATCTATCGGCGCTGAAAACGACGGCGTCATCCATGTTGTCGTACTTGTAAATAATAAGACCAAGGTCTATGAAGTGCAAACACCATTTGCCAAAAAGACTGAAAAGAGGATGGCAAAAGGACCTAATGATATTGCATCACCTGTTAATGGCACTGTATGGCGTATCGGCAATACCAAAAGAGGGTCATTGAACGTGGGCGATATTGTCCATAAAGGTGAAGAAATTGCCAATGTAGAGGCCATGAAAATGGAGAATGTCATAGTGGCACCCTTTGATGGACAGATTTTAGAAATTTGTGTAAAGGTAAATGAACTTGTTCAGGAAGGTCAACTGCTTTTCGTGATAGATAAAAGGGTCATAGAAAAAGCTTATACCGAGATACCAGCTGATTCGTAG
- the lon gene encoding endopeptidase La — MLEEEMIKIPEALPLLPVRDMVMYPSVVLPLFVGRDTSINAVEKALSKDRLIIVVAQKDLKDEDPLPDRIYSIGVVSQIMRMLRLPDGRVKILIQGLKKAEVKEYIQETPAFLVRVNIIEEPVITEITLEIEALMRYVKEEMERVVSMGRMVPPDILIVLDTIDEPGRLADIAAANLGLNVEKAQEILEIIDPIERLRKLSEILGKEIELLNMQAKILSQAKEEMTKSQRDYFLREQMKAIKNELGEGDDRADEIEDLQKRIKKAKMPKEVEKEAKKQLERLDLMHPDAVESSMLRTYLEWLVELPWSVSTKDNLDINLAKKVLDEDHYNLEKVKERILEFLSVIKLKGEMKGPILCFVGPPGVGKTSLGKSIARALGRKFSRISLGGMKDEAEIRGHRRTYVGSMPGRIIQCLKQAGSNNPVFMMDEIDKIGTDFRGDPASALLEVLDPEQNHSFSDHYLNVPFNLSKVMFITTANRVDTIPSALRDRMEIINIEGYTEKDKLMIAKRYLIPKQLKENGINEGYMEFTDHAIEKIIREYTREAGLRNLEREIASVTRKVARKIAEGGKGKTIITNKNLQSFLGVPKYLQEENLDEDMVGIASGLAWTEFGGDVMYIEASCRKGKKDLTLTGNMGDVMKESAQAAMTYIKSNAEKLGIKDSIFDDLEMHVHVPQGAIPKDGPSAGITMAIAMISAISKRPVPRKIAMTGEITLTGRVLPIGGLKEKALAALRSRMDKVIIPRENTRELDEIPAYVKKNLKFIPVKNMDEVINIVFGKE; from the coding sequence ATGCTTGAAGAAGAAATGATTAAGATACCTGAGGCATTACCACTACTGCCTGTAAGAGATATGGTCATGTATCCCTCTGTAGTGCTTCCCCTTTTTGTGGGAAGAGATACATCAATAAATGCAGTAGAAAAAGCCTTATCAAAGGATAGACTTATAATAGTGGTAGCCCAGAAGGACTTGAAGGATGAAGATCCATTACCGGACAGGATTTACTCCATAGGTGTAGTTTCACAGATTATGAGGATGCTCAGGCTCCCTGACGGAAGGGTAAAGATATTGATTCAGGGGCTGAAGAAGGCAGAGGTTAAGGAATATATTCAGGAGACACCTGCCTTTCTTGTGAGAGTAAATATTATTGAAGAACCTGTTATTACAGAAATTACACTGGAGATAGAAGCGCTTATGAGATATGTGAAGGAGGAGATGGAGCGTGTAGTATCCATGGGTAGGATGGTGCCCCCTGACATCCTTATAGTCCTCGATACCATAGATGAACCTGGAAGGCTCGCAGATATAGCTGCTGCAAATCTGGGATTGAATGTGGAAAAGGCCCAAGAGATCCTTGAGATTATAGACCCCATAGAAAGACTAAGGAAATTGTCAGAGATCCTGGGCAAAGAGATAGAGCTCTTAAACATGCAGGCAAAGATACTATCCCAGGCAAAAGAGGAGATGACAAAAAGCCAAAGGGATTATTTTCTTAGAGAGCAAATGAAGGCTATAAAGAATGAGCTCGGTGAGGGCGATGATAGAGCCGATGAGATTGAGGACCTCCAAAAGAGGATAAAAAAGGCAAAGATGCCTAAGGAGGTGGAGAAGGAGGCAAAGAAACAGCTTGAGAGATTAGACCTTATGCACCCAGATGCAGTGGAGTCCTCCATGTTGAGAACCTATCTTGAATGGCTCGTAGAATTACCATGGAGTGTATCCACCAAGGATAATCTGGATATAAACCTTGCAAAAAAGGTCCTCGATGAGGATCATTATAACCTTGAAAAGGTGAAAGAGAGGATACTTGAATTCTTAAGTGTAATAAAGCTAAAGGGAGAGATGAAAGGACCCATACTATGCTTTGTTGGCCCACCTGGTGTTGGTAAGACATCTTTGGGGAAATCTATAGCAAGGGCTTTGGGAAGAAAGTTTTCAAGGATATCTCTCGGTGGCATGAAGGATGAGGCAGAGATAAGGGGTCACAGAAGGACCTATGTAGGTTCTATGCCCGGCAGAATCATACAATGTCTTAAGCAGGCCGGTTCAAATAATCCTGTATTTATGATGGATGAAATAGATAAAATAGGCACCGACTTCAGGGGAGACCCTGCAAGCGCACTCCTTGAGGTATTAGACCCTGAACAAAATCATTCTTTTAGTGACCATTATCTCAATGTTCCATTTAATCTTTCAAAGGTCATGTTCATCACAACTGCAAACAGGGTAGACACAATTCCATCTGCACTCAGGGATAGGATGGAGATAATTAATATTGAAGGATATACAGAAAAAGACAAACTAATGATCGCAAAGAGATATCTTATTCCAAAACAATTAAAAGAAAATGGGATCAATGAAGGTTATATGGAATTTACAGACCATGCCATCGAAAAGATTATAAGGGAATACACAAGAGAGGCAGGCTTAAGGAACCTTGAGCGGGAGATAGCATCGGTCACAAGAAAGGTTGCCAGAAAAATAGCAGAAGGCGGTAAAGGCAAAACCATCATCACCAACAAAAATCTCCAGAGCTTTCTTGGTGTCCCTAAATATCTTCAAGAGGAGAACCTGGATGAGGATATGGTAGGAATCGCCAGTGGCCTTGCATGGACAGAATTTGGTGGCGATGTCATGTATATCGAGGCATCTTGTAGAAAGGGAAAGAAAGACCTTACATTAACAGGCAACATGGGCGATGTAATGAAGGAATCTGCCCAGGCGGCCATGACCTATATAAAATCCAATGCAGAAAAGCTCGGCATAAAGGATAGTATATTCGATGACCTGGAGATGCATGTCCATGTGCCCCAGGGTGCCATTCCAAAAGACGGTCCTTCAGCAGGTATCACCATGGCCATCGCCATGATAAGTGCCATATCTAAAAGACCTGTGCCGAGAAAGATAGCCATGACAGGTGAGATAACCCTTACAGGGAGGGTGCTACCCATTGGCGGGTTAAAGGAAAAGGCCCTTGCTGCTTTAAGGTCAAGGATGGATAAGGTGATAATACCAAGAGAAAACACCAGAGAATTAGATGAAATACCGGCTTATGTCAAGAAAAACCTCAAGTTTATACCTGTAAAAAACATGGATGAAGTTATAAATATTGTATTTGGCAAAGAATGA
- the amrS gene encoding AmmeMemoRadiSam system radical SAM enzyme: MKEALFYQKLDNNKVKCLLCRHHCVISSGKRGVCGVRENSEGILYSLVYGIPCSYHVDPIEKKPLFHFFPGSKAFSIATVGCNFKCLHCQNYEISQAPEDSKRILGEDVSPEEAVSMAFKARCKSISYTYTEPTIFYEYALDMAILAKQKGIYNNFVTNGYIEDEPLERISPYLDAANIDLKGFNRDFYRSQCKAELDGVLKTIRSYKTLGIWIEITTLIIPGLNDSEEDLKGIANFIKGEIGLETPWHVTAFYPTYKYLDGKRTPPKTLKKAREIGLDAGLRYVYEGNIPGSEGEHTYCYNCKKAVIKRFGYTILEYNLKEGACIYCNTTIDGIGL, encoded by the coding sequence ATGAAAGAGGCACTCTTTTATCAAAAACTCGATAATAATAAGGTTAAATGCCTTTTGTGCAGGCATCATTGCGTGATTTCTTCAGGCAAAAGGGGTGTATGTGGTGTTAGGGAAAACAGCGAAGGGATCCTTTATAGTCTTGTCTATGGTATACCTTGTTCATATCATGTAGACCCCATAGAAAAAAAACCCCTCTTTCATTTTTTTCCAGGTTCAAAGGCATTCTCTATAGCTACGGTGGGTTGTAATTTTAAATGCCTCCATTGTCAGAACTATGAGATATCCCAAGCCCCAGAGGATAGTAAAAGGATCTTAGGTGAAGACGTCTCTCCTGAAGAGGCAGTAAGTATGGCTTTTAAAGCCCGCTGCAAGAGCATCTCATATACATACACAGAACCTACCATCTTTTATGAATATGCCCTTGATATGGCAATCCTGGCAAAACAAAAAGGCATATATAATAATTTTGTTACCAATGGCTATATAGAAGATGAACCATTAGAGCGAATAAGCCCTTATCTTGATGCGGCAAATATAGATCTCAAAGGTTTTAATAGGGATTTTTATAGGAGTCAATGCAAGGCAGAACTTGATGGTGTCTTGAAAACAATAAGGTCGTATAAAACCCTCGGTATATGGATAGAGATAACAACCCTTATCATCCCAGGTCTCAATGACAGTGAGGAAGATTTGAAAGGCATAGCCAATTTCATAAAAGGCGAGATAGGCCTTGAGACCCCATGGCATGTCACTGCTTTTTATCCCACATATAAATACCTTGATGGAAAAAGGACCCCACCAAAGACATTAAAAAAGGCCCGTGAAATAGGTTTAGATGCAGGACTTCGTTACGTGTATGAGGGAAATATCCCAGGCTCAGAGGGAGAGCATACATACTGCTACAACTGCAAAAAGGCAGTAATCAAAAGATTCGGCTACACCATACTGGAATATAATCTAAAAGAAGGTGCCTGCATATACTGCAATACCACCATAGACGGGATAGGTCTATAA
- a CDS encoding glycerate kinase, with amino-acid sequence MNIKQIIEKTEQIYWAAIEAVNPYSSVKESTEGILSFYREREMNKLFVIGFGKASFEMARAIHDSFGKIVTKGIIITKYGHAREIKDMEEIKVYEAGHPIPDEKGVRATEDIIMLLKEADEGTLVVALISGGGSALLVSPIEPITLIEKQEATKLLLEAGANINEINIVRKHISRVKGGRLARISYPGHIKSLILSDVLKDSLHVIASGPTTFDPTTYSDALHVIKRYGLLSKMPKSIVHVLNKGIMGEVPETPKEDDPMFHHVENTIIGNNKNALFTAKQKAEELGFYVEILSTEIEGEAKDVGAWLARVALTYKEKKDTSNIKKPICLLSGGETTVHVKGTGKGGRNTELCLAFAIELHGIKGITLLSAGTDGTDGPTDAAGAYATEDTIQKAISLGISPMEYLLNNDSYNFFKKMDSLFITGPTGTNVMDLQIILID; translated from the coding sequence ATGAATATAAAGCAGATAATAGAAAAGACAGAACAAATATATTGGGCTGCAATCGAGGCGGTTAATCCCTATAGCTCTGTAAAAGAAAGCACAGAAGGCATCCTCTCTTTCTATAGAGAAAGGGAGATGAATAAATTGTTTGTTATAGGTTTTGGCAAGGCATCCTTTGAGATGGCACGGGCAATCCATGATAGTTTTGGCAAGATAGTAACAAAGGGTATTATAATTACAAAATACGGACATGCCAGAGAAATAAAGGATATGGAAGAGATTAAGGTCTACGAGGCAGGCCATCCTATCCCTGATGAAAAAGGTGTAAGGGCAACAGAAGATATTATAATGCTTTTAAAGGAGGCAGATGAAGGCACATTGGTGGTAGCACTTATCTCAGGCGGTGGCTCAGCACTTCTTGTCTCTCCCATAGAGCCCATAACCTTAATAGAAAAGCAAGAAGCAACAAAACTCCTCCTTGAGGCAGGTGCTAATATAAATGAAATAAACATTGTGAGAAAACATATTTCTCGTGTTAAAGGTGGAAGACTTGCAAGGATTTCTTATCCAGGCCATATAAAATCTCTCATACTCTCTGATGTATTAAAAGATAGCCTCCATGTGATAGCATCAGGACCCACCACCTTTGATCCCACCACCTACTCAGATGCACTGCATGTTATAAAGAGATATGGACTCCTATCTAAGATGCCAAAAAGCATAGTTCACGTATTGAATAAAGGTATTATGGGGGAAGTACCTGAGACACCAAAAGAGGATGACCCTATGTTTCATCATGTAGAAAACACCATTATAGGTAACAATAAAAATGCCCTCTTTACAGCAAAACAAAAGGCAGAGGAGCTTGGGTTTTATGTAGAAATCCTATCCACAGAAATAGAAGGCGAGGCAAAGGATGTGGGGGCATGGCTTGCCAGGGTTGCATTAACATATAAAGAAAAAAAGGATACATCCAATATAAAAAAACCCATATGCCTATTAAGCGGCGGAGAGACCACGGTGCATGTTAAAGGCACAGGTAAAGGGGGTAGGAATACAGAACTCTGCCTTGCATTCGCCATAGAGCTTCACGGAATAAAGGGAATAACATTACTTTCTGCCGGCACAGACGGCACAGATGGCCCTACTGACGCAGCAGGGGCATATGCCACAGAAGATACCATTCAAAAGGCCATTAGTTTGGGGATCTCACCTATGGAATATCTTTTAAACAATGATTCATATAATTTTTTCAAAAAAATGGACAGTCTTTTTATAACAGGCCCTACAGGGACAAATGTAATGGATCTGCAGATAATCTTAATAGATTGA